In Chitinophaga nivalis, a single genomic region encodes these proteins:
- a CDS encoding VOC family protein produces the protein MIRNEVIIGVAAVEKSSRWYQRLLDCHSQHGGDTFEILTDDDGTVVLCLHKWEAHGHPTLIAPVAAPGNGLILFFRVSDFEKKWTNATALSTEIAAPPHLNNNSGCMEFSLRDPDGYYVTVSAAR, from the coding sequence ATGATTAGAAATGAAGTGATTATTGGCGTAGCTGCCGTAGAAAAAAGCTCCCGCTGGTATCAGCGTTTATTGGATTGTCACAGCCAGCATGGTGGAGATACTTTTGAAATCCTGACGGATGACGATGGTACCGTGGTGCTTTGTCTGCATAAATGGGAGGCACACGGGCATCCTACGCTAATAGCGCCTGTTGCAGCCCCGGGGAATGGATTGATCCTGTTTTTCCGGGTGAGTGATTTCGAAAAAAAGTGGACAAATGCCACTGCGCTGTCAACGGAGATAGCAGCTCCGCCGCATTTAAACAACAACTCCGGATGTATGGAGTTTTCATTGAGAGATCCGGATGGCTATTATGTGACGGTTTCAGCTGCCCGGTGA
- a CDS encoding acylase yields MTRYKLVPVMLFALLLQAAGAWSRQASPVAAEKTLSGKTGKATILWDTYGVPHVYAKNLQEMYYSFGWAQMHNHADLLLRLYAQARGRAAAYLGENYLAEDKLVQLYDVPELARQHRSRQHKEMNNYLEAFVAGMNAYATAHPEAIGAPYKPILPITANDVMGHKIRVLYLKFLARGELGAVTASLNQGSNAWAIGPSKSASHHAMLLANPHLPWKDLYLFFEAHLNAPGFHTYGATLIGIPVLAIAFNEHLGWSHTVNTIDAADRYALTLQDQGYLLDGRTVPFVEKKITLQVKQADGSLKAVPHVLRYTQHGPVLEKGKKAFAVRIAGMDSPDLLYQWHRMGMATNWKQFEAALKLMQLPMFNVMYADDAGNISYTFAGMVPKRDTGDWSFWHQTVDGTRSSYIWHKIHAYAAMPKLLNPRSGFLQNSNDPPWSCTYPAVLQSGDYPAYMSPLEVGLRPQRGIRMLLADSLITFDQLIADKHDTHMEATDRLLDELLAAAQAHPDATVQQAAAILKAWDRTAGAESRGGVLFVTWFDQLKGKGYRQAWNVATPVGTPTGLKDPAQAVELLKTAAIAVAQDYGKADVAWGEVYRLRGRNGEDYPGNGSEDRYGVFRVIEYTRGADKKKVADAGDSYVAVLEFGKQVKARVSLSYGNATQPGSRHAWDQLPLISRQELRTPWLQQEEVLQHLEEKEELQIKQIK; encoded by the coding sequence ATGACCCGTTACAAGTTAGTGCCTGTAATGCTGTTTGCTTTGTTATTGCAGGCAGCCGGCGCATGGTCCCGACAGGCAAGCCCCGTTGCAGCTGAAAAGACCCTCTCCGGCAAGACCGGAAAAGCCACCATTCTTTGGGACACCTATGGCGTTCCCCATGTATATGCAAAGAACCTGCAGGAAATGTACTATAGCTTCGGCTGGGCACAGATGCATAATCATGCGGACCTCCTGTTACGCCTGTATGCGCAGGCAAGAGGCCGCGCCGCCGCTTATCTGGGTGAAAATTATCTGGCAGAAGATAAGTTGGTGCAATTGTATGATGTCCCCGAACTGGCGCGGCAGCACCGTAGCCGCCAGCATAAAGAGATGAACAATTACCTGGAGGCTTTTGTGGCAGGTATGAATGCTTATGCCACCGCCCATCCGGAAGCCATCGGAGCGCCTTATAAACCTATATTACCGATTACGGCGAATGATGTAATGGGGCATAAGATCCGGGTGCTCTACCTGAAATTTCTGGCAAGGGGCGAACTGGGAGCGGTTACCGCTTCCCTGAATCAAGGCTCCAATGCCTGGGCCATCGGGCCTTCTAAATCGGCTTCTCACCATGCCATGTTACTGGCCAATCCGCATCTGCCCTGGAAAGACTTATACCTGTTTTTTGAAGCGCACCTGAATGCGCCGGGTTTTCATACCTACGGCGCTACCCTGATTGGTATTCCGGTGCTGGCCATTGCCTTCAATGAACACCTGGGCTGGTCGCACACCGTAAATACCATTGATGCGGCAGACCGTTATGCACTCACCCTGCAGGACCAGGGATACCTGCTGGATGGCCGTACGGTTCCTTTTGTGGAAAAGAAAATAACCCTGCAGGTGAAACAGGCAGATGGCAGCCTGAAAGCAGTACCGCATGTACTCCGGTATACGCAGCACGGACCGGTACTGGAAAAAGGGAAAAAAGCCTTTGCTGTTCGTATAGCCGGTATGGATAGTCCCGATCTGCTTTATCAGTGGCACCGCATGGGGATGGCTACGAACTGGAAACAGTTTGAAGCCGCGCTGAAATTGATGCAGTTACCCATGTTTAATGTGATGTATGCAGATGATGCCGGTAATATCAGTTATACGTTTGCCGGTATGGTACCCAAACGGGATACCGGTGACTGGTCGTTCTGGCATCAGACCGTAGATGGTACCCGCTCATCTTATATCTGGCATAAAATACATGCTTATGCAGCTATGCCGAAGTTATTGAATCCCCGTTCCGGTTTCCTGCAAAACTCCAATGACCCACCCTGGAGCTGCACCTATCCTGCAGTACTGCAATCCGGTGACTATCCGGCTTACATGTCGCCGCTGGAAGTGGGCTTGCGGCCGCAACGCGGTATCCGCATGTTGCTGGCCGACTCGCTGATCACCTTCGATCAGCTCATCGCAGATAAACATGATACCCATATGGAAGCCACCGACCGTTTGCTGGATGAGTTGCTGGCCGCTGCACAGGCACATCCGGATGCAACGGTACAGCAGGCAGCTGCTATCCTCAAAGCCTGGGATCGTACTGCTGGTGCAGAGAGCCGTGGGGGCGTATTGTTTGTGACCTGGTTCGATCAGCTGAAAGGAAAAGGATACCGGCAGGCCTGGAATGTGGCTACGCCGGTAGGTACACCTACCGGATTGAAAGATCCGGCACAGGCAGTGGAGCTGTTGAAAACGGCTGCTATAGCTGTAGCGCAGGATTATGGCAAAGCAGATGTAGCCTGGGGTGAAGTATATCGGTTGCGGGGCCGCAACGGAGAAGATTATCCGGGCAATGGCAGTGAAGACCGCTACGGTGTTTTCCGGGTCATAGAATATACCCGCGGCGCTGACAAAAAGAAGGTGGCAGATGCAGGAGATAGTTATGTAGCCGTATTGGAATTTGGCAAACAAGTCAAAGCCAGGGTATCGCTGAGTTATGGAAATGCCACCCAGCCCGGCAGCCGTCATGCCTGGGATCAGTTACCTCTGATATCCCGGCAGGAATTGCGTACGCCCTGGTTGCAGCAGGAAGAGGTGCTGCAACACCTGGAAGAGAAAGAAGAGCTGCAGATCAAACAGATAAAGTAG
- a CDS encoding TetR/AcrR family transcriptional regulator codes for MFATQTFLNLPHKRQQQIINTAVEEFALKEYESASLSAIVQKLALAKGSFYRYFKNKEHLYRYLLSYVVDFRLEKEKEWLQPPAKDFFALLTERFKAEIRFDLAYPGFSSFLHNVAQEKNSDELGNIQEYLTASMMKPLIPAIEEQIKLGHIRKDIPATLMAFQVLQVQQNLYNYLAFVYKMDSRKNVRRKKKAFSLPEEDIQQAAAGFALLLKNGLLAPGKKK; via the coding sequence ATGTTTGCAACGCAAACGTTCCTCAATCTGCCACACAAACGCCAACAGCAAATCATTAACACCGCTGTGGAAGAATTTGCCCTGAAAGAGTATGAGAGCGCATCCCTGTCTGCCATTGTACAAAAGCTGGCCCTTGCCAAAGGTAGTTTCTACCGGTACTTCAAAAACAAAGAGCACTTGTATCGTTATCTACTGAGCTACGTCGTCGACTTCCGGCTGGAAAAAGAAAAAGAATGGCTGCAGCCCCCGGCCAAAGACTTCTTTGCCCTACTCACGGAACGCTTCAAAGCGGAAATCAGGTTTGACCTCGCCTACCCTGGCTTCAGCAGTTTCCTCCACAATGTGGCACAGGAAAAAAACAGCGACGAGCTGGGCAACATCCAGGAATACCTGACAGCCAGTATGATGAAACCCCTCATTCCGGCTATCGAAGAGCAGATTAAACTGGGACATATCCGGAAAGATATTCCTGCCACCCTGATGGCCTTCCAGGTATTACAGGTACAACAAAACCTGTACAACTATCTGGCATTCGTTTATAAAATGGATTCCCGGAAAAATGTCAGACGGAAGAAAAAAGCATTTTCCCTGCCGGAAGAAGATATTCAACAGGCAGCTGCCGGCTTTGCCCTGTTACTCAAAAACGGCCTGCTGGCTCCCGGAAAGAAAAAATAA
- a CDS encoding TonB-dependent receptor domain-containing protein: protein MRKLYARFFLLLFFVIFHANSTFSQEKPTTFELKGKLSSGQDAHLDEVIVHLLQASDKKLVKMEYPDKQGNFTFDKIPPGTYILVTQSMGFVKYQSDAIIHNKNTNVGTITLQASSTTLKEAAVVATKPFIQQQYDKTVLNVASSISAVGSTALEVLEKAPGITIDQNDNIAMRGRQGVLVMIDGKLVPMNGQELANLLRSMSANQIEKIDLITNPSSRYDAAGNAGIIDIRLRKGQQKGTNGNVTLSYGQGVYYKFNPSININSKIRKVNLFASYSYSDRLERTKLQILRDFYNEANKITGSNNYDNYFKYYNKNHNARIGADYNINSNIVIGVVANGIFNDGKVRSNSAAKTFNAASQQTGSFVTGGSNNTNRDNGSINLNYRHKLDSSGKELSADFDYARYASDELQNYTTDFFDLFHHPSQKPYVLVGNLNGDLRIKSFKIDYAQPIKPIDVQIEAGVKSSWVTADNDVKFYDRSDGKNELDLGKSNHFIYEENINAAYLNATKKWRKLTVQAGLRVENTIAKGNQLTNNDQFDRNYTQLFPSGFIGYEFNQRHDLGFSLSRRIDRPSYRQLNPFTMFLDPFTYSTGNPYLNPEITNSFELVHTFQQKYITKIGFSKTTDNILTVLSPDVKPNTIIQTGRNLAEFLYYNASVDVPITIGHWLTSNNTALVFYSKYNGNLVNTDLNVGRTTFNFSSNNSITIDPKTSLEIIGSYTSRSYYGFLDVGSIWFVNIGAQRQILHKKASIKINCSDIFFTNKTNAITRLTGYGEHFFQQRDTRVITVSFNYKFGGQSNGSKRKTGSADDEKKRAGG, encoded by the coding sequence ATGAGAAAGCTGTATGCCCGTTTTTTTCTACTGCTGTTTTTTGTCATCTTCCACGCAAACAGTACTTTTTCACAGGAGAAACCCACCACTTTCGAGCTGAAAGGTAAACTCAGCAGCGGACAGGACGCCCATCTGGATGAAGTCATTGTTCACCTGCTGCAAGCCAGTGATAAAAAACTGGTGAAAATGGAATATCCCGACAAACAAGGTAATTTTACTTTTGATAAAATACCCCCCGGTACCTATATACTCGTTACACAAAGCATGGGCTTTGTAAAGTATCAGTCAGACGCCATTATACATAATAAAAACACCAACGTCGGCACCATCACCCTGCAAGCTTCCAGCACTACCCTTAAAGAAGCGGCTGTAGTGGCCACCAAACCATTTATCCAGCAGCAATACGATAAAACGGTACTCAATGTGGCCAGCTCCATTTCCGCTGTTGGTAGTACCGCCCTGGAAGTACTGGAAAAAGCGCCCGGCATCACCATCGATCAGAACGACAATATTGCCATGCGCGGCAGACAAGGCGTACTGGTGATGATTGATGGCAAACTGGTACCCATGAATGGCCAGGAACTGGCGAACCTGCTCAGGAGCATGTCTGCCAACCAGATTGAAAAAATAGACCTCATTACCAACCCTTCTTCCCGCTATGATGCCGCCGGTAACGCCGGTATTATCGACATCCGGTTACGTAAAGGACAGCAGAAAGGTACCAACGGTAATGTTACCCTCAGCTATGGCCAGGGCGTATATTACAAGTTCAATCCTTCCATCAATATCAACAGCAAAATCCGCAAGGTAAACCTCTTTGCCTCCTACAGCTACTCCGACCGGCTGGAAAGAACCAAGCTGCAAATACTGCGGGACTTCTATAATGAAGCCAACAAGATCACCGGTAGCAACAACTACGACAACTATTTCAAATACTATAATAAAAACCACAACGCCCGTATTGGTGCAGATTACAACATCAACTCCAATATCGTTATCGGCGTAGTTGCCAATGGTATTTTCAACGATGGTAAAGTACGTTCCAACAGCGCCGCTAAAACATTCAATGCCGCTAGCCAACAAACCGGCTCATTTGTAACCGGGGGCAGCAACAATACCAACCGCGACAACGGCAGCATCAACCTGAACTACAGGCACAAGCTGGATTCCAGCGGTAAAGAACTCAGTGCCGACTTCGATTATGCCCGGTACGCTTCCGACGAATTACAAAATTACACCACCGATTTCTTTGACCTGTTTCACCACCCTTCCCAAAAACCTTATGTACTTGTCGGGAATCTCAATGGAGACCTGCGGATCAAATCATTTAAAATTGATTACGCACAACCCATTAAACCCATCGATGTACAAATAGAAGCAGGGGTTAAAAGCAGTTGGGTAACGGCCGATAATGATGTAAAATTCTACGACAGAAGTGACGGTAAAAACGAACTGGATTTAGGAAAAAGCAATCACTTCATCTATGAAGAAAATATCAATGCCGCCTATCTGAATGCCACCAAAAAATGGCGTAAACTGACGGTACAAGCGGGGCTCCGGGTAGAGAATACTATTGCTAAAGGCAATCAGCTGACCAACAACGATCAGTTTGACCGGAACTACACCCAGCTTTTCCCCAGCGGATTTATCGGCTACGAATTCAATCAGCGGCATGACCTGGGATTCTCTCTCAGCCGCAGGATCGACCGGCCTTCCTATCGCCAGCTGAATCCCTTTACCATGTTCCTGGATCCGTTTACCTATTCCACCGGTAATCCTTATCTGAATCCGGAAATCACCAACTCCTTTGAGCTGGTACATACCTTCCAGCAAAAATATATTACCAAAATAGGTTTCAGCAAAACCACCGACAACATCCTCACGGTACTTTCACCGGATGTGAAACCCAACACCATCATACAAACCGGCCGTAACCTGGCTGAATTTCTATACTACAATGCCAGCGTAGATGTTCCGATCACTATCGGACACTGGCTGACCAGCAACAATACTGCCCTGGTATTTTACAGCAAATACAATGGTAACCTGGTGAATACCGATCTGAATGTAGGCAGAACCACCTTCAATTTCAGCTCCAACAATTCCATCACCATTGATCCCAAAACATCGCTGGAAATCATTGGCAGCTATACCAGCCGGTCTTACTATGGCTTTCTGGATGTAGGCAGCATCTGGTTTGTCAATATTGGTGCGCAAAGACAAATCCTGCATAAAAAAGCATCCATAAAAATCAATTGCAGTGATATCTTCTTTACCAATAAAACAAACGCGATTACCCGGTTAACCGGTTATGGCGAACATTTCTTCCAGCAAAGAGATACCCGTGTCATCACGGTGAGTTTCAATTATAAATTCGGCGGCCAGTCCAATGGCTCGAAGCGGAAAACCGGCAGTGCGGATGATGAAAAGAAAAGAGCCGGCGGTTGA
- a CDS encoding metal-dependent hydrolase family protein — translation MKFPVLITFLLLLGMQTISAQSTILHCGSLIDGISNAPRHNVSVIINGNRISAIKEGFVNGTRNDKVIDLRQKTVTPGWIDMHVHLETEFNKTSYSDKYTMNPADYAYQSVVFAERTLQGGFTTVRDLGGSGVNIALRNAINKGLIKGPRVYTAGKAIATTGGHGDPTNGYRSDLMGNPGPEAGVVNGPDECRKAVRQAYKNGSDVIKITATGGVLSVAKDGSSPQFTDEELKALVATAKDYGLRVAAHAHGAEGIKRAIRAGVNSIEHGTYLDDEGIALAKQYGTWYVPTIIAGHSVSDSAKTPGYFPAIVQPKAATIGPKIQSTFAKAYKSGVKIAFGTDAGVYTHGKNWLEFTYMVEAGMPPMEVIQAATISAADLLGVKDKLGSIEAGKLADIVAVDGDPLRDIQVMSKVVFVMKDGVVYKDNNTAPATL, via the coding sequence ATGAAATTCCCTGTTCTTATTACCTTTCTGCTCCTGCTTGGCATGCAGACAATATCCGCGCAATCCACGATTCTGCATTGTGGTAGTTTGATAGATGGCATCAGCAATGCACCACGACACAATGTGTCTGTTATCATCAATGGTAACCGGATCAGCGCCATCAAGGAAGGTTTTGTAAATGGTACACGTAATGACAAAGTGATTGACCTGCGGCAAAAGACAGTAACGCCGGGGTGGATAGACATGCACGTACACCTGGAAACAGAATTCAACAAAACGTCCTATTCAGACAAGTACACCATGAACCCGGCGGACTATGCCTACCAAAGTGTGGTATTTGCAGAACGTACGCTGCAGGGAGGCTTTACCACTGTGAGAGACCTGGGTGGCAGCGGGGTAAACATCGCGCTGCGTAACGCCATTAATAAAGGCCTGATCAAAGGACCGCGGGTATATACTGCCGGCAAAGCCATTGCCACTACCGGCGGCCACGGCGATCCTACCAACGGGTACCGCAGCGATCTGATGGGCAATCCCGGTCCGGAAGCAGGTGTGGTAAACGGTCCGGATGAATGCCGCAAGGCAGTGAGACAAGCCTATAAAAACGGTTCCGATGTGATCAAGATCACTGCTACCGGCGGCGTATTGAGTGTGGCCAAAGATGGCAGCAGTCCGCAGTTTACAGACGAAGAACTGAAAGCGCTGGTAGCCACTGCCAAAGATTACGGGCTGCGGGTAGCGGCACACGCACACGGTGCAGAAGGTATTAAACGCGCCATCCGCGCGGGTGTTAACTCTATTGAGCATGGCACTTATCTCGACGATGAAGGTATTGCCCTCGCCAAACAATATGGTACCTGGTATGTGCCTACCATTATAGCCGGCCACTCGGTAAGTGATTCTGCAAAAACACCAGGTTATTTCCCTGCTATCGTACAACCAAAGGCGGCCACCATCGGACCTAAAATACAAAGCACCTTTGCAAAAGCCTATAAATCCGGGGTAAAAATTGCCTTCGGCACCGATGCCGGCGTATACACCCATGGTAAAAACTGGCTCGAATTTACCTACATGGTAGAAGCAGGCATGCCACCGATGGAAGTGATACAGGCGGCCACTATCAGCGCCGCAGACCTCCTGGGTGTAAAAGATAAACTGGGCAGTATAGAAGCCGGTAAACTGGCCGACATTGTAGCCGTAGACGGTGATCCCTTACGCGACATACAGGTAATGAGTAAAGTAGTTTTTGTGATGAAAGACGGCGTGGTATATAAAGATAATAACACCGCACCGGCTACCTTATAA
- a CDS encoding serine hydrolase domain-containing protein: protein MYRLIIDYKHTACWLLLLLLPALQANSQSAAQLDSFFSTLFPPGLPGGAVLIAKKGKVIYKRGFGVADIVTRQPVTPRTIFNTGSISKTFVAYGILKLAQQGRISLQDPLSRFFPDFDNKSIADSIRICHLLTHSSGLPDSREVAEHPVFYLTATDTANFAPLKKTQQLHFSPGSQFEYSNPAFNGLALIIEKVSGQKWQQFIREQIFRPAGMQQSLITDGAYPQTGVAHGYIADSVHGYTEYDYGEAPTFAAAGNGGVWSNVEELWLYEQAIQQERLLDSSWLALSRKVYTFDNWAAAYPPFMGLSWFIADTPYRMIGHTGSQGGFKCDYQWLPDQQLCYILLANTPQPREAIREKLFTLLQVF from the coding sequence ATGTATCGCCTTATCATTGACTACAAACATACCGCCTGCTGGCTGCTACTATTACTGCTACCGGCCCTGCAGGCCAATAGCCAGTCTGCTGCACAGCTGGACAGCTTTTTCAGTACCCTCTTTCCGCCGGGTCTTCCCGGCGGAGCGGTACTCATTGCTAAAAAAGGGAAAGTTATTTACAAGCGGGGATTTGGTGTAGCCGACATCGTTACCCGTCAGCCTGTAACACCCCGCACCATTTTCAACACCGGCTCCATCAGCAAAACATTTGTGGCCTATGGTATCCTGAAACTGGCGCAGCAAGGGCGTATCTCCCTGCAGGATCCCCTCTCCCGCTTCTTTCCCGACTTTGACAATAAAAGTATTGCCGACAGCATCCGTATCTGTCACCTGCTCACCCATAGCTCCGGCCTGCCGGACAGCAGAGAGGTAGCCGAGCATCCCGTATTCTATCTTACCGCCACTGATACCGCCAATTTCGCACCGCTTAAAAAAACGCAGCAGCTACACTTTTCGCCAGGTAGTCAGTTCGAATATTCCAATCCCGCTTTCAACGGACTGGCACTAATTATAGAAAAAGTCAGCGGCCAAAAATGGCAGCAGTTCATCCGGGAACAAATCTTCCGGCCTGCCGGCATGCAGCAATCCCTTATCACCGATGGCGCCTACCCGCAAACCGGCGTGGCACATGGTTATATAGCTGATAGCGTACATGGCTATACGGAGTATGATTACGGGGAAGCACCTACGTTTGCCGCCGCTGGTAACGGTGGTGTATGGAGCAATGTAGAAGAGCTGTGGTTATATGAACAGGCTATCCAACAGGAACGGCTACTCGATTCCAGCTGGCTGGCCTTATCCAGGAAGGTCTATACTTTTGATAACTGGGCGGCTGCTTACCCACCCTTTATGGGATTAAGCTGGTTCATAGCAGATACGCCTTACCGCATGATCGGGCATACCGGATCCCAGGGTGGTTTTAAATGCGATTATCAATGGCTACCGGATCAGCAGCTTTGTTATATCCTGCTGGCGAATACACCACAACCGCGGGAAGCTATCCGGGAAAAATTGTTTACGCTCTTACAGGTTTTTTAA
- a CDS encoding DUF4269 domain-containing protein, whose translation MTDQFNTIHYLQTGTLRQQQAHAVLQQYQVMEKLQHFDPLLAGTIPIGVDIDDSDLDIICCYQEPQVFQTCLEQYFSGFDDFRLYTTVINDTTSIIAQLQMGGWPVEIFGQGVPSREQAAFRHMLIEYQLLQQHGEPLRQEVIRLKKQGYKTEPAFARVLGIPGDPYQALLQLTISPGY comes from the coding sequence TTGACAGACCAATTTAATACGATTCATTATCTGCAGACGGGGACCTTGCGGCAACAGCAGGCCCACGCTGTATTGCAGCAATATCAGGTCATGGAAAAACTGCAGCATTTTGATCCGTTGCTGGCTGGTACGATACCAATCGGGGTGGATATCGACGATAGTGATCTGGATATTATTTGTTGTTATCAGGAGCCGCAGGTCTTTCAAACCTGCCTGGAGCAGTACTTTTCGGGATTTGATGATTTCCGGTTGTATACAACTGTGATTAACGACACCACATCTATCATTGCGCAGCTGCAGATGGGAGGCTGGCCGGTGGAGATTTTCGGGCAGGGGGTACCTTCCCGGGAACAGGCGGCTTTCCGCCATATGCTGATCGAATATCAGTTACTGCAACAGCACGGAGAACCGCTACGGCAGGAGGTTATCCGGTTGAAAAAGCAGGGATATAAAACAGAACCTGCTTTTGCCCGGGTATTGGGGATTCCGGGAGATCCCTATCAGGCATTGCTGCAACTGACGATATCTCCCGGATATTAG